The Acidimicrobiales bacterium genome contains the following window.
TCGAGCGGGGGTTGCTCGAGTGTGACTTCGGCGACTGGACCGGGGGCGAGCTGAAGGCGCTGCGCAAGCTGCCGGAATGGCGGGACGTGCAGAGCTGGCCCAGCGGCTTCCGGTTCCCGGGCGGCGAGTCGTTCTCGGAGATGCAGTGCCGCATCACGTCCGCCGTGGCCCGCCTGCGAGCCCGGCACGCCGGCACCACGATCGTGGCCGTCTCGCACGCGGACCCGATCAAGGCCGCGGTCGCCGACGCTCTCGGCACCCACCTCGACCTCTTCCAGCGCATCGCGATCTCACCCTGCTCTGTCACGGCCATCGCCTACGGAGAGAATGGTCCGATGGTCCTCGGCGTGAACACGACCAACGGGCTCGACGAGGTGCAACCGTCATGAGCGACTCGCACGATCTCTACGACGCCGAGCGCGTGACGGTGGGCACGATCGGTCCCACTGGCCAGCGGGTCTTCTTGCTCCAGGGCCGACAGGGGTCGCTGGTGATCACCGTGAAGCTGGAGAAACAGCAGGTGGCCGCCCTGGCCCAGTACCTGGCGAAGGTCCTCGAGGAGCTCCCGGATCCCGGGGCTCTGCCCAACGACCTGGAGCTGGAGGAGCCGCTCGACGCCGCCTGGGCTGTCGGCACCCTCGGCCTGTCCTACGACTCCGCCGCCGACCGGATCGTGCTCCTGGCCGAGGAGGCCGTCCCCGAGGAGGATGAGGAGGAGACGGTGGAGACGGTGGACGAGGCGGCATCGATGGCCCGCTTCACGATCACCCGGGAGCAGGCGGCCGCGCTCGCCATCAGGGGGACCGAGCTGGTCGAGGCCGGGAGGCCGGCCTGCCCGCTGTGCGGCAACCCCTTGGACCCCTCAGGACACGTGTGCCCCAGGACGAACGGGCATCGCCCCCCAGTCCTCTGAGCTTGCTCTCCGGGGGGGAGATCGAGCTCCAGGGCCGGCTGCCGTGGAGCTCCAACCGCACGTTCCTGGTGAGCTGCGGCGACGACGGGCGCGATCTGCTGGCGGTGTACAAGCCGCATCGGGGCGAGCGGCCGCTGTGGGACTTCCCGGGCGGCTTGTACCGCAGAGAGGTGGCCGCCTACGAGCTGTCCCGCGCCCTGGGCTGGGACATCGTGCCCGAGACGCTCATTCGTACCGACGCGCCACTGGGGGTCGGCTCCCTCCAACGTTTCGTGGCCGCCGAGTTTACCGAGCACTACTTCACCCTGGTCGAGGATCCCGGGCATCTCGACGCCCTGAGGGTCATCGCCACCTTCGACCTGCTGCTCAACAACGCAGATCGAAAGAGCGGGCACTGCCTGCTGGGCCTCGACGGCCGCATCTGGGCCATCGACAACGGGCTGTCGTTCCATCCTGAGCCCAAGCTGCGCACGGTGATGTGGGACTTCAGCGGCGAGTCGGTCCCCGACCCCCTGGTGGCCGACGTCGATCGTGTCGCCCGTGACCTTCCGCCGGCCCTCGGATCGCTGCTGGGTCCCGAGGAGCTCGAGGGCATCCGCCGACGGGCGACGGAGGTGGTCGCCAGCCCGCAGTTCCCTGCGCCCGCCCCCGAGCGGCGACCCTATCCGTGGCCCCTCGTCTAGGGCGGGCCGAGCACGCGGTCGGTGTAGGGGTTGCCGAACAGTCCGTCGGGGTCCAGACGGGTGCGCACGGCCTGGAACCGTTCCCACCCCGGATACCGGGGCGAGAGCGTCGCCGCCGTCTGGTAGTGGAGCTTGCCCCAGTGGGGCCGCCCTCTGACGCCGTCCATGATGGCCTCGACACCGCGGAAGTACTGCTCGTAGGGCACCCCCTGAGGCATGTGGATGGCCACGTAGCAGCTCTGCCTCCCGCTCGCCGTCGACAGTGGGATGTCGTCGCCCGCCGCGAAGCGGACCTCGACCGGGAAACCGACGTACAGACCGCTCTCCTCCACGTACCGGCGCACCCGCTCCACCACCTCGACAGCGGCCGCCCGGGGTATGGCGTACTCCATCTCGCAGAAGCGGACCCAGCGGGGGCTGGTGAAGACCCGGTCGCTGCGGTCGACGTACTCGGTGCGCCCGGAGCTGGGCGCGATGCGAGCAAGTCGTGGGGTCCACCGCGGGCGCACGCGCCCGAGCCACGTGACCGCTCCGAAGGCGATGTTCTCGAAGAGGATCTTGTCCCGGACGAACCGCCATCCCCGACCCGGTGAGACCGGCTCGTCGGTGCGATTGTTGCGCTTGGTGAGGGCCCAGCCGGTGTGGGGTACCCAGAAGAACTCGAAGTGGTCGTTGCCCTCGACCAGCTCGTCGATCGACGACAGCACGTCGTCGAGGCGAATCGGCTCCTCCACGGCGCGCAGGTTGAACGCGGGCTGGCAGCGGATGGTCGCCGTCGAGATGATGCCCAGCGCGCCCAGCCCCACCCGGGCGGCGGAGAAGATCTCCGGCTCCTCGTCCGGCGAGCAGGAGACGATCGACCCGTCGGCCGTGACCAGCTGGAGGCCGACCACGTCGGTGGCCAGGCCGCCGAGCCGCACTCCCGTCCCGTGGGTGCCCGTCGAGATGGCTCCGGCGACCGTCTGGTACCCGATGTCGCCCAGGTTGGCCAGGGCCAGGCCCCGCCGGGCCAGCTCCTCGGCGAGCGCCGCCATGGTCATGCCGGACTCGACGGTCACTGTCGACTCGTCGGGGTCGTAACGCACGACGTGGGCGTGCTCGTCGAGGCGCACCTGGACCCCTGAGGTGCAGGCCACGTCGGTGAACGAGTGGCCCGACCCCACCGCCTTCACCCGCAGCCCGTCCTTGGCTGCGGACTTCACCACCTCCACCACGTCCTCGACCGAGCGGGGCCGGGCGATCTCGACCGGGGCGCACCGCTGGTTGCCACCCCAGTTCCGCCACTGGCGGGCGGCAGTGTCGGTCATCTCCTGATCGT
Protein-coding sequences here:
- a CDS encoding SCO1664 family protein, which produces MLSGGEIELQGRLPWSSNRTFLVSCGDDGRDLLAVYKPHRGERPLWDFPGGLYRREVAAYELSRALGWDIVPETLIRTDAPLGVGSLQRFVAAEFTEHYFTLVEDPGHLDALRVIATFDLLLNNADRKSGHCLLGLDGRIWAIDNGLSFHPEPKLRTVMWDFSGESVPDPLVADVDRVARDLPPALGSLLGPEELEGIRRRATEVVASPQFPAPAPERRPYPWPLV
- a CDS encoding DUF3090 family protein codes for the protein MSDSHDLYDAERVTVGTIGPTGQRVFLLQGRQGSLVITVKLEKQQVAALAQYLAKVLEELPDPGALPNDLELEEPLDAAWAVGTLGLSYDSAADRIVLLAEEAVPEEDEEETVETVDEAASMARFTITREQAAALAIRGTELVEAGRPACPLCGNPLDPSGHVCPRTNGHRPPVL
- a CDS encoding histidine phosphatase family protein → ERGLLECDFGDWTGGELKALRKLPEWRDVQSWPSGFRFPGGESFSEMQCRITSAVARLRARHAGTTIVAVSHADPIKAAVADALGTHLDLFQRIAISPCSVTAIAYGENGPMVLGVNTTNGLDEVQPS
- a CDS encoding D-arabinono-1,4-lactone oxidase, encoding MTDTAARQWRNWGGNQRCAPVEIARPRSVEDVVEVVKSAAKDGLRVKAVGSGHSFTDVACTSGVQVRLDEHAHVVRYDPDESTVTVESGMTMAALAEELARRGLALANLGDIGYQTVAGAISTGTHGTGVRLGGLATDVVGLQLVTADGSIVSCSPDEEPEIFSAARVGLGALGIISTATIRCQPAFNLRAVEEPIRLDDVLSSIDELVEGNDHFEFFWVPHTGWALTKRNNRTDEPVSPGRGWRFVRDKILFENIAFGAVTWLGRVRPRWTPRLARIAPSSGRTEYVDRSDRVFTSPRWVRFCEMEYAIPRAAAVEVVERVRRYVEESGLYVGFPVEVRFAAGDDIPLSTASGRQSCYVAIHMPQGVPYEQYFRGVEAIMDGVRGRPHWGKLHYQTAATLSPRYPGWERFQAVRTRLDPDGLFGNPYTDRVLGPP